The following are encoded in a window of Manihot esculenta cultivar AM560-2 chromosome 8, M.esculenta_v8, whole genome shotgun sequence genomic DNA:
- the LOC110619946 gene encoding scarecrow-like protein 23 yields the protein MLQSLVPQSPINSSSKPNNSTSSMKTKRVDKELAGGDSSVGADDPSAKRPNFSSEATVSGDKTTGDEDSTESTGLRLLGLLLQCAECVAMDNLDDATDLLPEISELSSPFGSSPERVGAYFAHALHARVVSSCLGTYSPLSSKSLTLTQSQKIFNAFQSYNSISPLIKFSHFTANQAIFQALDGEDRVHVIDLDIMQGLQWPGLFHILASRTKKIRSMRITGFGSSSELLESTGRRLADFASSLGLPFEFHPVEGKIGNLTDVSQLGVRPREAVVVHWMHHCLYDITGSDLGTLRLLTLLRPKLITTVEQDLSHGGSFLGRFVEALHYYSALFDALGDGLGGDSVERHTVEQQLFGYEIRNIVAVGGPKRTGEVKVERWGDELRRVGFQPVSLGGNPAAQASLLLGMFPWKGYTLVEEENGCLKLGWKDLCLLTASAWRPLD from the coding sequence ATGCTTCAAAGCTTAGTTCCTCAATCGCCAATCAATTCCAGTTCTAAACCTAATAATTCTACCTCCTCCATGAAGACAAAGCGCGTTGACAAAGAACTTGCGGGCGGGGACTCCTCAGTCGGTGCCGACGACCCTTCTGCCAAACGCCCTAACTTCTCCAGCGAGGCCACTGTCTCCGGCGACAAGACTACTGGTGATGAAGATTCCACGGAATCCACTGGTCTCAGACTCCTCGGGCTATTGTTACAATGCGCCGAGTGCGTGGCCATGGACAACCTCGACGACGCCACCGATCTCCTTCCTGAGATCTCGGAGCTCTCTTCTCCCTTTGGCTCGTCTCCTGAGCGCGTGGGTGCCTACTTTGCTCACGCCCTCCATGCGCGTGTGGTAAGTTCCTGCTTGGGTACCTACTCACCTCTGAGCTCCAAATCTCTAACCTTAACTCAGTCCCAAAAAATCTTCAACGCCTTTCAGTCCTACAATTCAATCAGTCCGTTAATCAAGTTCTCTCACTTCACCGCCAACCAAGCAATTTTCCAAGCATTAGACGGTGAGGATCGTGTCCACGTCATCGATCTGGATATTATGCAAGGCCTTCAATGGCCAGGATTGTTCCACATACTTGCTTCAAGAACGAAGAAGATCAGATCCATGCGAATAACCGGGTTCGGGTCGTCCTCGGAGCTGCTCGAGTCAACAGGGAGGAGACTCGCCGATTTCGCGAGCTCACTAGGCTTGCCCTTCGAATTCCATCCTGTGGAGGGTAAAATTGGAAATTTAACCGACGTTAGTCAACTCGGGGTTAGACCAAGGGAAGCAGTTGTGGTTCACTGGATGCATCACTGCCTTTACGATATAACTGGGAGCGATTTAGGGACGTTGAGATTGTTGACTTTGTTGAGGCCCAAATTGATAACGACCGTTGAACAAGACCTGAGCCATGGTGGTAGTTTTTTAGGGAGGTTCGTGGAGGCCTTGCATTATTATAGCGCTCTATTTGATGCGCTAGGGGATGGATTAGGTGGAGACAGTGTAGAGAGACATACAGTGGAGCAGCAGTTGTTTGGTTACGAGATTAGGAACATTGTGGCCGTGGGTGGGCCCAAGAGGACAGGTGAGGTGAAGGTGGAGAGGTGGGGGGATGAGTTGAGGCGGGTCGGGTTTCAACCCGTTTCACTTGGCGGCAACCCGGCCGCTCAAGCTAGCCTTTTGCTTGGGATGTTCCCTTGGAAAGGATATACTTTGGTAGAGGAGGAGAATGGGTGCTTGAAGTTAGGATGGAAAGATTTGTGTCTGTTGACCGCCTCTGCTTGGCGGCCGTTGGATTAA
- the LOC110619955 gene encoding rho GDP-dissociation inhibitor 1, which translates to MVFDEQGNEEVSETKTTAKESPHEEEHQPDAPKTGGTSREMSDANEEEEEDEERKIELGPQYTLKEQLEKDKDDESLRRWKEQLLGSVDFNSVGETLDPEVKILSLAIKSSGRPDIVLSIPEDGNLKGVWFTLKEGSRYSLQFTFHVGHNIVSGLKYTNTVWKTGVKVDSTKEMLGTFSPQAEPYTHEMPEETTPSGIFAKGSYSAKSRFVDDDNKCYLEINYTFDIRKEWQPIETS; encoded by the exons ATGGTTTTTGATGAGCAGGGCAACGAGGAAGTTTCAGAGACGAAAACAACGGCAAAAGAATCTCCTCATGAAGAAGAACATCAACCTGATGCGCCTAAAACTGGTGGGACGAGCAGAGAAATGAGTGATGCAAacgaggaagaggaagaggatgaAGAAAGGAAGATAGAGCTGGGTCCTCAGTACACTCTCAAAGAACAACTTGAAAAGGATAAG GATGATGAGAGCTTGAGAAGGTGGAAGGAACAGCTTCTTGGAAGTGTGGATTTTAATTCTGTTGGAG AAACTCTAGATCCagaagtgaagatcctgagcctTGCCATCAAATCCTCTGGTAGACCTGAtattgttctttcaattcctgaGGATGGAAATCTGAAAGGCGTATGGTTCACCTTAAAAGAAGGAAGCCGCTATAGCCTGCAGTTCACTTTTCATGTTGGGCATAACATTGTATCTGGTCTCAAGTACACTAACACAGTTTGGAAAACTGGTGTGAAGG TGGATAGCACCAAGGAGATGTTAGGAACTTTCAGTCCCCAGGCTGAACCTTACACACATGAGATGCCTGAGGAAACTACTCCATCTGGTATTTTTGCCAAAGGATCTTACTCAGCTAAAAGTCGG TTTGTTGATGATGACAACAAGTGCTATTTGGAGATCAACTATACATTTGATATCCGTAAAGAATGGCAGCCAATTGAAACATCTTGA